In Chlorogloeopsis sp. ULAP01, the following are encoded in one genomic region:
- a CDS encoding glycosyltransferase family A protein gives MKSLSQEQVKQSIETKLPSFSIIFETENLSSIELDNIYRSLASIAAQDISPEQANEFLIIDGGYAPQEVIDEISSKYPWITLQKAPGLGYYEAKMLGATLTTGEIIVYCDSDCVYVSNWLRNILTPFMQSGEINVVAGETSTPVRNAYELAIAMHYFFPRFSYQEEPYISDYYFLNAVAFRRDFLLQYPIPTNLPLYRGNCDIHCYSLHCLQENKIWKHPKAQATHEPPTLSFCIWRYLLMGRDRVLKEHIKYLLTKNSELVDYAQLSTDLNWTLAQKIKGMLSTIKRIKPFDNQKIHAVLQEDKSRSGLLPLAVPIVIGLELIFAIGSIVTYLKSDLLLKVYYQSEENFTYLNQS, from the coding sequence ATGAAATCTCTCAGTCAAGAACAAGTTAAGCAATCAATAGAGACAAAATTGCCTAGTTTTTCGATTATATTTGAAACCGAAAATCTTTCAAGTATAGAGCTTGATAATATCTACAGAAGTTTAGCTTCAATTGCTGCCCAGGATATTTCACCTGAGCAAGCTAATGAATTTTTAATCATTGATGGTGGCTATGCACCACAAGAAGTGATAGATGAAATATCTTCTAAATATCCCTGGATTACTTTACAAAAAGCACCAGGATTAGGCTACTACGAAGCAAAAATGCTTGGTGCTACTCTTACTACGGGTGAAATCATTGTTTATTGTGACTCAGATTGTGTCTATGTCTCAAATTGGCTGAGGAATATACTCACTCCTTTCATGCAAAGCGGTGAAATTAATGTTGTTGCCGGCGAGACGAGTACACCTGTAAGGAATGCTTATGAACTTGCCATAGCTATGCACTACTTCTTCCCGCGCTTTTCATATCAAGAGGAACCATATATATCAGACTACTATTTTCTAAATGCTGTTGCCTTTCGTCGTGATTTTCTCTTGCAATATCCCATTCCGACTAATTTACCGCTTTACCGAGGCAACTGTGATATACACTGTTACTCTCTTCATTGCCTACAGGAAAACAAAATCTGGAAACATCCAAAAGCCCAAGCTACCCACGAACCACCAACATTATCTTTTTGTATTTGGCGTTATTTATTAATGGGGCGCGATCGCGTTTTGAAAGAGCACATCAAGTATCTTTTGACAAAAAATTCGGAGCTGGTTGATTATGCTCAATTATCTACGGATTTAAATTGGACACTAGCTCAGAAAATTAAGGGTATGCTCTCGACAATTAAGAGAATTAAACCGTTTGATAATCAGAAAATTCATGCTGTTTTACAAGAAGATAAAAGTCGCTCTGGTTTACTACCTTTAGCAGTACCAATAGTAATAGGTTTGGAGCTTATTTTTGCTATTGGTAGCATTGTCACTTATCTAAAAAGTGACTTGTTACTCAAGGTTTATTATCAATCAGAAGAAAATTTCACTTATCTAAATCAGTCGTAA